DNA from Sulfitobacter albidus:
GTTCGGGCGTGGGCCCACTTGCGGCCAGCTCAAGGCCCGGCGTGTCGATATCCTGATGTCCGCCCCGCGTAGCGCGCAACCGGTCGATGGCGGTATTCCGGGCGATGGTGATCAGCCACGTCATCGGGCTGAGCCCGTTGGCCTGATAGCGCCCGGCGTTCTGCCAGATTTTCACGAAACTGTCCTGCATGGCATCCTCTGCGGCGGCGCGGTTGTTCAACACACGCAGGCATGTGCCAAAGAGTTTCGCCGAGGTCGCATCATAGAGCGCATCGAACGCTGCACGGTCGTTCAACGCGGTCCGCCCGATCAATTCTTCGATCTGCTGTCTGTCCATGATCGCTCCCGTTCAGGATGTGAGCGCCCCACGCGCCACATTGCCCCCGGGGAAGAATGACGCGCGCGAGGGCGATGTCAATTCAACCTTTGGCTAGACGCTGGCCGCCAGAGGGAGAATGATCCCTCTGGCACAGCGTTAAAGGAGCCTCGGATGGTCAGACCGCAAATTGAATATTTCTACTCCGCCCATTCCGCCTACGCCTATCTGGGGGCGCGGCGGCTGTCACAGATCGCGGATGAGGCGGGATGGGAGATCGTGCATCGCCCGTTTGACTTTCTCCCCGTGGTTGCGGCGGCAGGTGGGCCACCCCTTGCCAAACGCACGCAGGGACATATCGATTATTTCTTCGGTCGCGAACTGGTGCGATGGGCCCATTGGCGCGATCAGCCGATCCTGCGGCACCGTCCCACGCATCACGACAACGCGCTGGCACCCGCCAGCGGCATGATCCTCGCCAGCCCCGATCCCACGCCATTGAGCGCGGCAATTCTGCGCGCGCATTGGGTGGATGATGCGGATATCGCAGACCGTGCGACGCTGATCGCCATCGCCGATGAGGCGGGACAGGATGGTGGGGCTTTGTTTGCCACCGGACAATCCGCCCCCGTGCAGGCGCAATTCGCCGCCAATACGGCCGAGGCCTGCGCACGCTGCGTGCCCGGCTCGCCCACCTATTTCGTGCGCGGCGACATGTTCTACGGGCAGGACCGGCTGGAAATGATCAAATTCGCGCTTGGGACGCCGTTTCCGGACTAGTCTGTGCCCCAGCCGCGGGTCTAGGGTGCCGCAAAACGGAGGGGCCTGTGACGGATCTGAAGAAATCCTACGACGTGGTGATCGTCGGCGGCGCAATCTATGGCTCATCCGTTGCGTGGTGGCTGACGCAGATGGCGGGATTTGACGGCTCGGTGTTGGTGATCGAGCGGGATCCGACCTACGCAAACGCCTCGACCTCGCACACCAACAGCTGCATCCGGCAGCAGTTCTCGAATGAAACGAACATCCGCGTCAGTCAGTTCGGCGCGCAGTTCATCAAGAATTTCCGCGACTTCATGGGGGGCGATCCGGAAGTGCCGCAGCTCGCATTGCAAAGCTATGGCTACATGTACCTCGCCGACACGCCCGAATTCGCGACGACGCTGAAACAGGCGCAGGCCATTCAGGAATCGCTGGGCGCGGGCACAAAGCACCTGAGCCGTGACGAGATCGCCGCCGCCTACCCGTTCTACCAGCTCGACGATATCGTGGGCGCCAATCACAACCTGATCGACGAGGGATATTTCGACGGCGGCACCATGTTTGACTGGTTCAAGCGTGGCGCGCGGGCGAATGGCGTCACCTATCATCACGGTGAGGTCGTGGCCCTGAACCGGGGCGGGGACGGCATCGCGTCGGTCACGCTTGCCTGCGGCACGCAGGTGGGCTGCGGCACCTTGGTGAATGCTGCGGGCCCGCGCGCCGCGACGCTCGCCCGTATGGCGGGGATCGAGATCCCCGTGGTGCCGCGCAAGCGCTATACGTTCATCTTTGACGCGGCGCAGCCGCTGGACCGTGATCTGCCGCTGACGATTGATCCGTCGGGCGTGCACATGCGCACCGACGGGCGCTATTACCTCGCCGGATGCCCGCCCGACGAAGACCCAGATGTGGCCCCCGATGATTTCGGCTTTGACCATTCGCTGTGGGAGAACAAGGTCTGGCCCGTGCTCGCCACCCGAATCCCGCAATTCGAGGCCGTGAAGGTCATCAACGAATGGGTCGGGCATTACGCCTACAACACCTTTGACCAGAACGCCCTGCTGGGCCGCGCCGAGGGGTGCGAGAATTTTGTCTTCGTCAACGGATTTTCGGGCCACGGGCTACAGCAATCGCCCGCCATCGGGCGCGGTATCGCCGAATTGATCGCCTACGGATCCTACCGCAGCATCGATCTGGCGCCTTTCGACGTGAACCGCGTGCGCCACGGCAAACATTTTATCGAACGCGCGGTGATCTGACGCGCGGTTGACATCGCGCCCGCCACGCGTTGCTACTGGCATTCCAGGAGACCGCAATGCCCCTCACCATTCGCCCCGTGCACCCCGACGATCACGCCGATTGGGCGCGCCTTTACGCCGGCTACGCCGCATTCTACGGGGTCGAGCAAACCGAGGCGATGCGCGCAACCGTCTGGGACTGGCTGCACGACCCTGCCGCCGAGGTCTGCGGATACGTCGCCGAGCGCGACGGCGCGCTGATCGGGCTGACCCACTTCCGCCCCTTCCGCTCGCCCTTGCGTGCTGTGACCAACTGTTTTCTGGATGATCTGTTTGTCGATCCGGCCGCGCGCGGATCCGGGGCGGCCCGCGCGCTGATCGAGGCGGTCGAGGGGCGCGCCCGCGACAACGGCTGGAAGACCGTGCGCTGGATCACCGCCGATGATAACTACCGCGCACGTGGCCTTTATGACCAGATGGCCACGCGCACCCATTGGATCACCTACGACATCCCGCTTTGACCGACTGACCCGAAAGGCCCCCCATGAAAAAACTGTCCAAGATCGTGCTGACCGGTGCCGCCGGGCGCCTCGGATCCTACCTGCGCGAACCGCTGAGCCAACTGTGCGACACGCTGGTGTCGACCGATATCGCCGAACAACCCGGCACGCTCTACCCCGGTGAGAGCTACATGCAGGCCGACCTTGCGGATTTCGACGCCATGGGGGCCGTGATCGAGGGCGCCGAGATGGTGATCCACATGGGCGCCTTTGTGGACGAAGGCCCGTTTGAGCAGCTCCTGGGTCCGAACTTCGTCGGCTCTTACAACGTGTGGGAAAACGCGCACCGGCACGGGGTGCGGCGGGTGGTCTATGCCTCTTCGATCCACGCAGTCGGCATGTATCCCAAGAACGAATTCATCGGCACCGACGTGCCGCATCGTCCCGATACCTTCTACGGGCTCGCCAAGTGTTTCACCGAGGATCTGGGCCGGATGTATTGGGAAAAGCGCGGGCTGGAGAGCGTGCACATGCGCATCCTCAGCTGCGCGCAGGTCAATAACGCGCGCGCGCTGGGATCCTGGCTCAGCTACGATGATCTGATCCAGCTGGTGACGCGCTGCATCGACACGCCGGTCACGGGCTTTGCCATCATCTACGGCGTCAGCGACAACGACCGCGCGCCGGTCGATAACGCCAACGCGCATTTCCTGGGCTACCGCCCCAAGGACAACGCCGAAGTCTTTGCCGAAGAGGTGCTCGCCAATGAGCCGCGCATGGACCCGCACGACCCCAATCACATGTGCCACGGCGGCCCGTTCGCAGGTGTCGATCTGGGCAATTCGGGGCTGGCGGGCATGAACGTTATCGACGACACCAAGAAAACCTAGAGGGGCTCGCGATCCTCGGAGGCGGTGTCGATGCGCCCCAGCACATCGAGAAACAGCTCAAGATCCGCTTCCGAGATCCCCTCGACCAGCCGCCGCTGACGGTGCTGCACGACTGGCAAGGTGGCTGCGACCATCGCCTTTCCGGCCGCGTCGATCCGCAGGATCTGCTGGCGACTGTCGATCTTGTCGACGCGCGAGGTGATGAGACCCCGCTCGACCAATCCGCGGATCTTGCGGCTTAGCTGCCCCTTGTCCATCTGCAACAGGCGCGCCAGTTGCGACATCGTCGTGTCGCCCATCGCGTCCAGCAATCGCAGCACGCGCCAATCCACCAGGCTGATGTCGGACTGCGTCTTGAGATAATGCGTGATCTGGGCGTTCAGCTTGTTCTGCGTCCGCGCGATACGGAACGTCAGAAACGACGTCAAATGCTCTGAAACAGCCGGTTTTTCGATCGGTTTATTCATGGATTCACTTAGGACCCGTTCGGTTGACCTGTCAAGCACCCGCCCCCCTCGACTGACGTTTGGGACGCATAGGATAACCGCGATTCTAACACCGCATAACGGTCTTGCGAAAGGGTTATTCAACTTTGGCGGGTTTATTTGCCGGGCAGGATGTAGGGCGTTCGCGCCCGGTAGTCCGCAAATTCACGACCGTAGCGCTTGGCAAACCGGCGTTCCTTGAGGCGCGGCGCGATCAGGCAGTAAGCGGTCAGCACCACCGCCAAAAGCAGCTGATCCGGCGTCCAGATCGGCACCGTCCACAGCGTGAGCGCAAAAGAGACGTAGATCGGCTGGCGGATCACCCGGAACAGCCCCGCCGTGGGCATGCCCGGGTAAACGGGGCGCTTGCCCTGCGCCAGCGACATCCAGCCCAGCGCGCCCGATTGTACCTCTGCGCCCGCATCCACACTCGCCCAGCTCAGCAGCAGCCAACTGGCACCGTAGGCCGCGCAGACGATCCAGAATACGGCCCCCTCCGCCTGCCACCAGATGATGCCGCTAGGGGTCCACAGCAGGAACAGCAGCGCCAGTTGCACCGAGGCGATGATCGCAAAGACGGTCGTGCCCAGCGTCTTTGCGTGCGCCTCCGGCGCAAACCAGGCGAGATACCGTCGCCCCCGTCCGTTCAGCAGGAATGAATGCGCCAGCGGGAATTGCAGCACCAGCGCCAGATTGGCGAGCCATGCCCAGGGCTGGGGCACCCGGCCAAAACTCTCGCTCAGCCCAAAGAACATCATCACGATCATCGCGCCCACCGCGAGCGCAAACAGCGTGTGGCACAGCACCCCATAGGCGGCCGCCAGCCAAAAGCGTCGCCCGGTCCAGCGCGTGCGAAACACACCGATGAGGAGCGTGACCAGCGGGGTCAGGGGACCGAGCCTAATCAAGGTAGCGCGCCATCATCTGCGCCACCGGCAAGCGCACGCCAAGGCGCGCGCCCAGCAGGAACATCCCCGCCAGTTTTCGCTGCAGGAACAGAACTTCGGTGGGTACGACTGGGGGGATGAAACCGCCCCGCGCCAGTGCCTCGCCCTCGGCCTGCATCTGTCGGGAAAGGGTAGGATCGGCAAAATCAAAGGACTCCGCGCGCAGCGCGTCAAAGATCATTGCCATCATCCGCCGAATCCGTGTCAGGTGATGGGGCTCGGTTTTTTTATCAAAAAATCCGATAGATACGGCAATTTCCTCAACCACATCTAGATCCCCCGCAAGGCCACATCTCAACATCTTCCTGTAGGCCGTTGAAATCCTGTCAGAAACCCTACGCGTTGCGCCAAAATCCAACAGGACCACCTCTGCCGTACCTACCCTGTAGCGGTAGTTGGCAAAGTTAGGATCGGTCTGCATCAATTTGAATTCAAACAATTCTCTCAATGTCAGATCCAGCAGGCGTGCAACCAGCTGCGTCCGTACCTCTTCGCTTTCCGACACGGCTTCCTCGATGGGGCGGCTGGGCACAAAATCCATGGCGAGCACGGTGTCGGTGCTCCAATCGGGGTGGGCGCGCGGCAGCGTGATCCCATCGGCATCCGCCAGCAGCGTGCCAAAACGCGTCAGATGCGCCGCCTCGCGGAGATAGTCGGTTTCCTCGTGCAGCTGTGCCGCCGCCTCGTCGAGATAGGGCGCCAGCGAAAACCCCTTTGGCAACAGGCCCGACATGCGGATCAGCGCACCGACATTGGCCACATCACTGTCGATGGATTTGGCGACGCCGGGATATTGCACCTTGATCGCCAGATCGCGCCCGTCCGTCAGCCGCGCGCGATGCACCTGCCCGATTGAGGCTGCCGCGATGGGCCGCACGTCGAAGCGCGCGAATGACCGCCGCCATCCCTCGGGCCACGCCTGCGACAACACCTTTGAGAGCTGCGCGGGAGGCATGAAATGCGCGTCATCGCGCAGGCGCGCCATGATCTGCGCAAGCTCCGGCGGCAGCACATCACCGGTGTCCATCGATACCATCTGCCCGATCTTCATCGCAGCGCCGCGCATCTTGGCCAATTGGTCAGCGATGCGGGTTACATTCGACGGGGTCATCAGCAGACCGCGCCACGAAGGCCGCTCCCCACGGCCCAGCGCGGCTGCCCCGCCCAGCGCCATGTTCCCGGCCACGCCGGCCGTCATGCCACTCAGCCGTCCGAGCCGCGCAAGACGGCTGGAGGGCACAGGCAGACCGCGCGAACGGCTCATTTGTAGTGCTCCCGCCGGTCGGAGAACCGCCGCACCCGCGCGCGCCAGCGCCGGTAACTGGCGGGTTTGAGCGTGGCACGCATCAGCGCCTTCACATCCTTCTCCGCAAGCCCGTATTCGGCCGCGATCGTGTCAAACGGCACGTGGTCGCTCAGTGCCATGGCAACGATGGCATCGACGTCAGCGGGGGCAAGGCTTTCGGCGGGGGAGCTCATTCATGAAACCCGATCTTTGACACGGCAATGTCGGCGGTCATCTCGGCGCCGTAGGCCAAAACGCCGATGCGGCGCAGCGCGCCTGCGTCAAAGGGTGCGTCGGTCTTGTTCG
Protein-coding regions in this window:
- a CDS encoding methyltransferase family protein; protein product: MIRLGPLTPLVTLLIGVFRTRWTGRRFWLAAAYGVLCHTLFALAVGAMIVMMFFGLSESFGRVPQPWAWLANLALVLQFPLAHSFLLNGRGRRYLAWFAPEAHAKTLGTTVFAIIASVQLALLFLLWTPSGIIWWQAEGAVFWIVCAAYGASWLLLSWASVDAGAEVQSGALGWMSLAQGKRPVYPGMPTAGLFRVIRQPIYVSFALTLWTVPIWTPDQLLLAVVLTAYCLIAPRLKERRFAKRYGREFADYRARTPYILPGK
- a CDS encoding DUF2805 domain-containing protein, coding for MSSPAESLAPADVDAIVAMALSDHVPFDTIAAEYGLAEKDVKALMRATLKPASYRRWRARVRRFSDRREHYK
- a CDS encoding NAD-dependent epimerase/dehydratase family protein, whose product is MSKIVLTGAAGRLGSYLREPLSQLCDTLVSTDIAEQPGTLYPGESYMQADLADFDAMGAVIEGAEMVIHMGAFVDEGPFEQLLGPNFVGSYNVWENAHRHGVRRVVYASSIHAVGMYPKNEFIGTDVPHRPDTFYGLAKCFTEDLGRMYWEKRGLESVHMRILSCAQVNNARALGSWLSYDDLIQLVTRCIDTPVTGFAIIYGVSDNDRAPVDNANAHFLGYRPKDNAEVFAEEVLANEPRMDPHDPNHMCHGGPFAGVDLGNSGLAGMNVIDDTKKT
- a CDS encoding 2-hydroxychromene-2-carboxylate isomerase, with amino-acid sequence MVRPQIEYFYSAHSAYAYLGARRLSQIADEAGWEIVHRPFDFLPVVAAAGGPPLAKRTQGHIDYFFGRELVRWAHWRDQPILRHRPTHHDNALAPASGMILASPDPTPLSAAILRAHWVDDADIADRATLIAIADEAGQDGGALFATGQSAPVQAQFAANTAEACARCVPGSPTYFVRGDMFYGQDRLEMIKFALGTPFPD
- a CDS encoding ABC1 kinase family protein, which produces MSRSRGLPVPSSRLARLGRLSGMTAGVAGNMALGGAAALGRGERPSWRGLLMTPSNVTRIADQLAKMRGAAMKIGQMVSMDTGDVLPPELAQIMARLRDDAHFMPPAQLSKVLSQAWPEGWRRSFARFDVRPIAAASIGQVHRARLTDGRDLAIKVQYPGVAKSIDSDVANVGALIRMSGLLPKGFSLAPYLDEAAAQLHEETDYLREAAHLTRFGTLLADADGITLPRAHPDWSTDTVLAMDFVPSRPIEEAVSESEEVRTQLVARLLDLTLRELFEFKLMQTDPNFANYRYRVGTAEVVLLDFGATRRVSDRISTAYRKMLRCGLAGDLDVVEEIAVSIGFFDKKTEPHHLTRIRRMMAMIFDALRAESFDFADPTLSRQMQAEGEALARGGFIPPVVPTEVLFLQRKLAGMFLLGARLGVRLPVAQMMARYLD
- a CDS encoding GNAT family N-acetyltransferase; translation: MPLTIRPVHPDDHADWARLYAGYAAFYGVEQTEAMRATVWDWLHDPAAEVCGYVAERDGALIGLTHFRPFRSPLRAVTNCFLDDLFVDPAARGSGAARALIEAVEGRARDNGWKTVRWITADDNYRARGLYDQMATRTHWITYDIPL
- a CDS encoding sigma-70 family RNA polymerase sigma factor, which codes for MDRQQIEELIGRTALNDRAAFDALYDATSAKLFGTCLRVLNNRAAAEDAMQDSFVKIWQNAGRYQANGLSPMTWLITIARNTAIDRLRATRGGHQDIDTPGLELAASGPTPEQSAVAASEAQRLVGCLDQLAEDRGAAVRGAYIEGATYADLAERFSVPLNTMRTWLRRGLMALRECMSQ
- a CDS encoding NAD(P)/FAD-dependent oxidoreductase produces the protein MTDLKKSYDVVIVGGAIYGSSVAWWLTQMAGFDGSVLVIERDPTYANASTSHTNSCIRQQFSNETNIRVSQFGAQFIKNFRDFMGGDPEVPQLALQSYGYMYLADTPEFATTLKQAQAIQESLGAGTKHLSRDEIAAAYPFYQLDDIVGANHNLIDEGYFDGGTMFDWFKRGARANGVTYHHGEVVALNRGGDGIASVTLACGTQVGCGTLVNAAGPRAATLARMAGIEIPVVPRKRYTFIFDAAQPLDRDLPLTIDPSGVHMRTDGRYYLAGCPPDEDPDVAPDDFGFDHSLWENKVWPVLATRIPQFEAVKVINEWVGHYAYNTFDQNALLGRAEGCENFVFVNGFSGHGLQQSPAIGRGIAELIAYGSYRSIDLAPFDVNRVRHGKHFIERAVI
- a CDS encoding MarR family winged helix-turn-helix transcriptional regulator, giving the protein MNKPIEKPAVSEHLTSFLTFRIARTQNKLNAQITHYLKTQSDISLVDWRVLRLLDAMGDTTMSQLARLLQMDKGQLSRKIRGLVERGLITSRVDKIDSRQQILRIDAAGKAMVAATLPVVQHRQRRLVEGISEADLELFLDVLGRIDTASEDREPL